TCTATAAATGGCATAAAATCACCGGTTATCATTAATTTTCTCCACAAAGGGGTGTCCCGCATTCAGGACATAATGTATTTTTACAGGGAATGGCACGTTTTTTTGGGGATGTATACCCGCAGTTTGGGCATTTGCAAAGTTTAGGAGGTCCAAAACCCATGCCTGTACCACCATAAGATCTTCTTTCAAGTAAAGAAGATTCTGTTTCTGGTGGAAGTTCTTCATTTTCTGTAACTAAACCTATATCCTCTGATTCACATTCGGGGCATTTTTCATATTCTTTTTTAGGATTACTCCATTCAAATCCACAAACATTACATTTGTATGCTTTTTTGTCAGTTATGTAATCCCCTCCTATGATAATAATGGTATTTCCTTCAATCAGGGCTTTAGATATCTTTTTCCTTGCAGAAGTTAAGAT
This window of the Methanobacterium veterum genome carries:
- a CDS encoding DUF134 domain-containing protein, which encodes MNIYSAMPRPRVFRKISKEPEIRCFKPEKENLELLEPIEITIDEFEAIRLRDYHDVQQKKSAEIMGISQPTFHRILTSARKKISKALIEGNTIIIIGGDYITDKKAYKCNVCGFEWSNPKKEYEKCPECESEDIGLVTENEELPPETESSLLERRSYGGTGMGFGPPKLCKCPNCGYTSPKKRAIPCKNTLCPECGTPLCGEN